One Pichia kudriavzevii chromosome 3, complete sequence genomic window carries:
- a CDS encoding uncharacterized protein (PKUD0C07680; Pfam Domains: zf-C2H2(2.4e-10)) produces the protein MSESTSSVERVARIDCDPRFQRGEDAIKAVQVENRDTTARDGLEDQYVRPGVGASTNDNADNDTNDNDNADNENADNTHMQHTSDSANYFLQKEDRILNTNSEWLNNISIPLEPTHSSHPSSPAATSPAISKLIHSINNPFPYGIVNSNTVGISSSTNSNYRTTNSPFSKTVSHTAQTPTTTDIILDQPHVSFSQQYHQKPPNKIFICHFPGCQKTFSRKLNFVSHYQSTHEHQKPFQCETCHKEFARHSDRRRHEKSQHSQSKDYICAGIAENGMHWGCGRKFKRKDGLTAHWKSIRARKKCFANIPNSNPLPK, from the coding sequence ATGTCAGAGAGCACCTCCTCTGTCGAGAGAGTGGCTCGTATAGACTGCGATCCACGGTTTCAGAGAGGTGAAGATGCAATCAAGGCTGTACAGGTGGAAAACAGAGACACCACAGCCCGAGACGGTTTGGAAGACCAGTATGTCCGGCCGGGCGTTGGTGCCAGCACCAACGACAACGCTGATAACGACAccaatgacaatgacaaCGCTGACAACGAGAACGCTGACAACACCCACATGCAACATACATCGGACTCTGCAAACTACTTCCTGCAAAAGGAAGACAGGATTCTCAACACAAACTCCGAGTGGCTCAATAATATATCGATACCTTTAGAACCAACCCACTCGTCCCACCCTTCCTCCCCAGCTGCTACTTCCCCCGCTATATCGAAACTCATTCACTCAATCAACAACCCCTTCCCATACGGAATTGTAAATAGTAACACCGTTGGCATTAGCAGTAGCACCAATAGCAACTATCGGACCACCAATTCCCCCTTTTCAAAGACAGTTTCGCATACGGCACAAACTCCCACAACTACAGACATCATCTTGGACCAACCTCATGTCAGCTTCTCGCAGCAATACCACCAGAAACCGCCAAACAAGATCTTCATATGCCATTTCCCCGGCTGTCAGAAAACATTCTCCAGAAAGTTAAATTTCGTGTCCCACTACCAGTCAACACATGAACACCAGAAACCTTTCCAGTGTGAAACTTGTCACAAGGAATTTGCAAGACATAGTGACCGTCGAAGACACGAGAAATCACAACACTCCCAATCAAAGGATTACATATGTGCCGGTATTGCCGAAAATGGAATGCATTGGGGGTGTGGAAGAAAGTTCAAACGCAAAGACGGCTTGACTGCCCATTGGAAGAGCATCAGGgcaagaaagaaatgtttTGCCAACATCCCCAATAGCAACCCACTACCAAAGTAA
- a CDS encoding uncharacterized protein (PKUD0C07700; similar to Saccharomyces cerevisiae YDR449C (UTP6); ancestral locus Anc_5.564), which produces MSDKARYAIERSIPELEDLEKKGLFSKKEISMIVRRRTDFEHRIAGRGSKPRDFLAYVKFEKNVDRLRKKRAERMKEVMDKMPSISTWSISQRILFIFQRGTNKYPSNMELWAGYLKYARSQESVKVVYDVYSKLLSLQPRNVDVWLSGAKWEFEYNKNVKGARALFKRCLRFNIEEERVWTEFIKFELNYLSKLLARRKLLQLVSERQQREDLEEEERKRKKVDENGEEIEDEDILKLEVDDNEINNELNQLPEMNVSTLGSIEDNPVLRGDLVMAIYDVFVATMVKRVESQDKRNCVFRIANNVLSIIDRFDILERTHMCDYIIKDLNARFPTDVPCILLQLTLPLRYLSIKDDDFISGLQQNVKLYQAWYSKSPLDEKIKNEVKPAYAEYISNRFLSVAEGDTEQLLSLLIKKL; this is translated from the coding sequence ATGTCAGACAAGGCAAGATATGCAATTGAAAGGTCTATTCCTGAGCTTGAAGACCTTGAGAAGAAGGGTCTATTTAgcaaaaaagaaatcagTATGATTGTTCGTCGTAGAACTGATTTTGAACACAGAATTGCAGGACGTGGGTCAAAACCTCGTGATTTCCTTGCATATGtgaaatttgagaaaaatgtTGACAGGCTAAGAAAGAAGCGTGCTGAGCGTATGAAGGAAGTTATGGATAAAATGCCAAGTATTAGTACATGGTCGATTTCACAGAggattttatttattttccaaagagGAACCAATAAATATCCAAGTAATATGGAACTGTGGGCTGGTTATCTGAAATATGCCAGAAGTCAAGAGAGTGTTAAGGTTGTGTATGATGTTTACTCCAAGCTCTTATCCTTACAACCCAGAAATGTCGACGTTTGGTTGAGTGGAGCTAAATGGgaatttgaatataatAAGAATGTGAAAGGAGCAAGAGCGTTATTCAAACGTTGCCTTAGAtttaatattgaagaagagagagTGTGGActgaatttatcaaatttgaaCTAAACTACTTGAGTAAGTTGCTCGCTAGGAGGAAATTATTACAATTAGTTAGTGAGCGTCAGCAACGTGAGGATTtggaggaagaagaacgaaagagaaagaaggttgatgaaaacggtgaggaaattgaagatgaagatattCTCAAATTGGAAGTTGATGACAACGAAATAAACAATGAATTGAACCAATTGCCAGAAATGAATGTATCTACACTTGGAAGTATCGAAGACAATCCAGTTCTACGCGGTGATTTAGTGATGGCCATTTACGATGTCTTCGTTGCGACTATGGTTAAGAGGGTGGAATCCCaagacaaaagaaattgtGTTTTCAGAATTGCCAACAACGTATTATCAATTATTGATagatttgatattttggagAGGACCCATATGTGTGACTACATTATCAAAGACTTGAATGCAAGATTCCCAACCGATGTTCCATGTATTTTACTACAATTGACCTTACCTTTAAGATACTTATCTATCAAAGACGATGATTTCATTTCGGGATTACAACAAAATGTCAAGTTATACCAAGCGTGGTATTCTAAATCACCACtggatgaaaaaatcaagaatgaGGTCAAGCCGGCGTACGCTGAATATATCAGTAACAGGTTCCTTTCAGTTGCGGAAGGGGATACTGAACAGTTATTGAGTTTACTGATcaaaaaactttaa
- a CDS encoding uncharacterized protein (PKUD0C07660; similar to Saccharomyces cerevisiae YCR030C (SYP1); ancestral locus Anc_1.151): MSNYNVSGDAPSGENSQRMEYSSSILFEKTPMEAMEALSIRHKQAKKINKEISDWLTNYGRLRLHYVDELKKIHEKGLTLFPDDDNDLKSLGLCTPLWSDLLKIVENEINLFDQSTRKMGRDMIAPLRLFTRNNDSNLIEMDQISEIASNLSNNPSLEEDWQRKAPYFFEIFENYDYQRLLLIKDIFSKYQTDLSDVLETFKKDNEKGLEHVLNFSPDDEIKRFSQKVIETDIPVNQSSSRSKNDSRTSPNGFTTSTALSSISPKKANKHHSTLFNHKKTEDTPAAQPEAKTSLFTKRLSSTTSMFSHDTASSNSDKKKEKEKHRVRSKFGSIFGRKKGKDKEAGYNPPSTIHEPDSVSISTETTNASVRTPITRARNQSVNSVLNNTHFQQRHESPSKLSIQPQSINQNPSINRNSMIISNNNYNDSKELPAKPYSPTDSIQKSNNDEQQTPSLKQQQQQPSLHKEPSVNSLYEPMSATKKLDTTPAGVRESISAPASSESTTFDKSYAAPTSAPITNYSSPVVARGLGNIQESEPLSTGQFVPPPPPTSRKHLVSESANSSNTNLSSSRQPHGSAPIPPVQRKSMDLQQPLQPAATGSQQNDATNNAIARNTTGGGSLTGGQIMHPSLTTLGLNTSIVELFNATYKDGTLSRSNAIGEVAFSFISHNENGEVALPSEISLQIASKKGLELPNFMVNTMFLQQSSTPGFFTISDPAQIQMRTVGGLKYMLNSPTPPIVITPIWKHEPTQSTVIISVKPTAELDSFLKDGSITLTNFMISVSISGALVSTAATKPPGSLNKDKGRVTWVSPSTITFNSAKKEERFVARFITNQLATESDTGVQVRFSISNDDGAGRIDFLNTDFEIKARGEHVGEDPFGDGTKKTSDEWAEVPTLKSLIAGTYSGHS; this comes from the coding sequence ATGTCAAATTACAACGTATCGGGCGATGCTCCTAGTGGGGAAAACTCACAAAGAATGGAATACTCATCTTCCATTCTTTTTGAGAAAACTCCAATGGAGGCAATGGAAGCTTTAAGTATCCGTCATAAAcaagcaaagaaaatcaacaaggAAATCTCCGATTGGCTCACCAATTATGGGCGTTTAAGACTACACTACGTTGACGAACTGAAGAAAATCCATGAGAAGGGTTTAACATTATTTCCggatgatgataatgactTAAAATCTTTGGGCTTATGTACTCCCTTATGGTCCGACTTGCTGAAAAtcgttgaaaatgaaattaacCTATTTGACCAATCTACTAGAAAAATGGGTAGGGATATGATTGCTCCATTGAGATTGTTCACTAGAAACAATGACTCGAATCTAATTGAAATGGACCAGATTTCAGAGATTGCCTCgaatttatcaaacaatCCATCCTTAGAAGAAGATTGGCAGCGGAAAGCACCGTACTTTTTcgaaatttttgaaaactatgATTATCAAAGACTTCTATTGATTAAGGATATTTTCTCCAAGTACCAAACAGACTTATCCGATGTATTGGAGACATTCAAAAAAGACAATGAAAAGGGTCTAGAGCATGTTTTGAACTTTAGCccagatgatgaaatcaagagATTCTCACAGAAAGTTATCGAAACTGATATTCCTGTTAACCAGTCGTCATCAAGGTCCAAAAATGACTCCAGGACCTCACCAAATGGATTTACCACCTCCACGGCTCTTTCCAGTATTTCACCTAAAAAAGCCAACAAGCATCATTCAACTCTCTTCAATCATAAAAAAACTGAAGACACACCAGCAGCACAACCTGAAGCTAAAACATCCTTGTTTACGAAACgtttatcatcaacaacttcaatgttttcacATGATACAGCCTCATCCAATAGCGataagaagaaggagaaggaaaaacatAGAGTCCGTTCTAAATTCGGATCTATCTTTGGTAGGAAGAAGGGTAAAGATAAAGAAGCCGGTTACAACCCCCCTTCTACTATCCATGAACCGGATAGTGTTTCTATCAGTACTGAAACTACAAACGCCAGTGTTCGTACCCCTATTACTAGGGCAAGAAATCAATCGGTAAATTCCGTTTTGAACAATACACACTTTCAGCAGCGTCATGAATCGCCATCCAAGCTCTCCATTCAGCCACAGTCGATAAATCAGAATCCTTCAATTAATAGGAACTCAATGATTATTTCGAATAACAACTATAACGACTCTAAAGAGCTTCCTGCTAAACCGTACAGTCCTACTGATTCTATTCAAAAGAGCAACAATGATGAGCAGCAAACTCCATCCCTcaaacagcaacaacaacaaccttCTTTGCACAAGGAGCCCTCTGTCAATTCTCTCTATGAACCAATGTCTGCAACCAAAAAACTTGATACAACGCCTGCCGGTGTGCGTGAATCTATCAGCGCACCAGCATCATCTGAATCCACGACGTTTGACAAATCATATGCAGCACCTACGTCTGCACCCATCACAAATTACTCATCTCCAGTTGTTGCCAGGGGCTTGGGAAACATCCAGGAGTCCGAACCCTTATCTACTGGCCAATTTGTTCCCCCACCTCCACCAACTTCAAGAAAACACTTGGTTTCCGAAAGTGCAAACTCTTCCAACACCAATTTATCTTCATCGAGACAACCACATGGATCTGCGCCTATTCCCCCAGTTCAACGCAAAAGTATGGACTTGCAACAACCATTGCAACCAGCAGCAACGGGTTCTCAACAAAATGATGCAACCAATAATGCAATCGCTAGAAACACTACTGGCGGTGGAAGTTTAACTGGCGGGCAAATAATGCATCCCTCTTTGACAACCTTGGGGTTGAACACCTCTATTGTCGAATTATTCAATGCCACATACAAAGATGGTACATTATCTAGATCTAATGCAATCGGTGAAGTTGCTTTCTCATTTATATCAcataatgaaaatggtgaagTTGCTCTACCATCTGAAATTAGTCTACAGATTGCCTCAAAAAAAGGATTAGAATTACCTAATTTCATGGTCAATACAATGTTCTTACAACAATCGTCGACTCCGGGttttttcacaatttcTGATCCAGcacaaattcaaatgagAACCGTTGGTGGATTAAAGTACATGTTGAATAGCCCAACACCACCGATTGTTATTACACCAATTTGGAAGCATGAGCCAACACAGTCTACAGTTATCATATCCGTCAAGCCAACCGCTGAGTTAGATTCGTTTTTGAAAGATGGTTCGATCACTTTGACCAACTTTATGATCTCTGTATCAATCAGTGGTGCTCTAGTCTCAACTGCAGCAACCAAACCACCAGGCTCATTAAATAAAGACAAAGGTCGCGTGACTTGGGTGTCACCATCCACAATAACATTCAACTCTGCAAAGAAAGAGGAGAGATTTGTAGCTAGGTTCATTACTAATCAATTGGCTACAGAGAGTGATACTGGTGTCCAAGTCAGGTTCAGTATTTCAAATGACGATGGTGCTGGACGTATCGACTTCTTAAATACAGATTTTGAGATTAAAGCAAGAGGTGAGCATGTCGGAGAGGACCCTTTCGGTGACGGTACTAAAAAAACATCAGACGAATGGGCTGAAGTTCCAACACTGAAAAGCTTGATTGCAGGCACGTATTCGGGACATTCTTAG
- a CDS encoding uncharacterized protein (PKUD0C07670; similar to Saccharomyces cerevisiae YGR175C (ERG1); ancestral locus Anc_5.185) — protein sequence MSQENTNYDAIVIGAGVVGPCLAKCLASQGRKVLIVEREWTKPNRIVGELMQPAGLLALKRLGMAKAVNNIEAIQVDGYYVSYFGKGVTIPYPTKDVLKNLNTKPVPGAIKENDVEDDGDRIATDTTLNMKEWENSETVKGVALHHGEFLMNLREICLREKNVTKLEGNVTDIVYDGDRVVGVKVQNQGVFNASLVFSCDGIYSKFRKQLAEDHVPSIGSYFIALDLVDAPLPSKYHGHVLLGEHAPVLIYQISPHHSRILCAYRSKTLPKKQEVLDYLRKSVLPNLPDQVKPSFEKAYEESVNGSSIYKAMPNQFLTARLNDVPGFICVGDSLNMRHPLTGGGMTVGLNDCALLVEILSELTNEQLKDHNLVFDAMTRFHDERKPLDVVINTLSIALYSLFAADSSSLSILQRGCFHYFLRGGDSISGPVGLLSGMTPRPSLLFYHFFAVAFYSCWINIKEKGVLGFPIALIQNTLALITACNVLLPFLSREIFS from the coding sequence ATGTCTCAGGAAAATACAAACTACGATGCCATTGTCATTGGTGCTGGTGTTGTTGGACCATGTCTAGCCAAATGCCTTGCCTCACAGGGCCGTAAGGTTCTCATTGTAGAACGTGAATGGACAAAACCAAACAGAATTGTTGGAGAGTTGATGCAGCCTGCGGGGTTGCTTGCCCTAAAGAGACTAGGAATGGCCAAGGCAGTCAATAATATCGAGGCCATCCAAGTTGATGGTTACTATGTATCCTATTTCGGTAAGGGCGTTACTATTCCGTACCCAACCAAGGATGTCCTCAAGAATCTCAACACCAAGCCCGTCCCCGGCGCCATTAAGGAAAACGACGTTGAAGATGACGGCGACAGAATTGCCACTGATACCACTCTCAATATGAAGGAATGGGAAAATTCTGAAACTGTTAAAGGTGTTGCCCTACATCATGGTGAgttcttgatgaatttaAGAGAAATCTGTTTGAGGGAGAAGAACGTCACCAAACTGGAGGGTAACGTCACCGACATTGTCTACGATGGCGATCGTGTTGTGGGCGTCAAAGTCCAGAATCAGGGCGTCTTCAATGCCTCCCTAGTTTTCTCATGCGATGGTATCTATTCGAAATTCAGGAAACAATTGGCCGAAGACCACGTTCCAAGCATTGGATCCTACTTCATTGCCCTCGACCTCGTGGACGCCCCTCTACCTTCCAAATACCATGGACATGTCTTACTTGGTGAGCATGCTCCAGTTTTAATCTATCAAATTTCTCCTCATCATAGTAGAATCTTATGTGCCTATAGATCTAAAACCTTGCCAAAGAAACAGGAGGTTTTGGActatttgagaaaatcgGTTTTACCAAATTTACCAGACCAGGTAAAGCCAAGCTTCGAGAAGGCATATGAGGAATCCGTCAATGGTAGCTCAATCTATAAGGCTATGCCTAATCAATTCTTAACGGCACGTTTAAACGATGTCCCTGGCTTCATCTGTGTCGGCGATTCCTTAAACATGAGACACCCGCTCACCGGTGGTGGTATGACAGTTGGTTTGAACGATTGTGCCTTGTTGGTGGAAATTCTATCCGAATTGACAAATGAACAATTGAAGGATCATAATTTGGTTTTTGACGCTATGACCCGTTTCCATGATGAACGGAAACCCCTCGATGTCGTCATTAATACTTTGTCAATTGCTCTTTACAGTCTATTCGCAGCTGATAGCTCTTCATTATCGATTCTACAACGCGGTTGTTTCCATTACTTCCTTCGTGGTGGCGATTCCATCTCAGGACCTGTTGGTTTGTTGAGTGGTATGACCCCCAGACCATCCTTATTATTCTACCACTTCTTTGCTGTTGCCTTTTACTCTTGTTGGATTAACATCAAGGAGAAAGGTGTACTCGGTTTCCCCATAGCTCTCATCCAAAACACATTGGCTCTTATTACTGCTTGTAATGTACTTCTCCCATTCCTTTCAAGGGAAATCTTTTCCTAA
- a CDS encoding uncharacterized protein (PKUD0C07710; similar to Saccharomyces cerevisiae YDR448W (ADA2); ancestral locus Anc_5.563): MGKFHCDVCSSDCTRRIRISCAECTDYDLCVPCFSSGKSSGQHKPWHDYRVIEQHQYPIFDEDWGADEELLLIEGCETLGLGNWQDIADFIEGRSKDEVGKHYEEIYLNSPYYPIPDLNKKFPDVTVSQFLGNRKRRFEDRKKLELPPPKKLLTSQPLCSHIQRYMPGRLEFEEEAEDEAEKVVQDMVFEPDESEEDIQLKLLILHIYNEKLTLRAERKRLMINDNLLDYKTNNAIDKKRSKEEKELYNKIKPFARIMSSNDFQEFSDDILKEFKIRNRINQLQNWRKNGILTLEEGEQYEREKVSRISKLGGVSSSGAITKERHTLNSVRSTSRISSPSDIKMRKIKGSNNDPLDISDAPDFHLLSDAEKSLCEELRIYPKPFICIKELIFTEILKNNGRLNIEKCNSLIKLEEKKASKIYDYFVKQNWCQLSN, translated from the coding sequence ATGGGTAAATTTCATTGTGATGTTTGTTCGTCGGATTGTACCAGGCGTATACGTATCAGTTGTGCCGAATGCACCGATTACGATTTGTGTGTTCCATGTTTTTCATCGGGGAAATCATCGGGCCAGCATAAGCCATGGCACGATTATAGGGTTATTGAACAACATCAATATCCaatttttgatgaagattggGGAGCAGATGAGGAGTTGTTATTAATTGAAGGATGTGAGACTTTAGGACTGGGTAATTGGCAAGATATTGCTGACTTTATCGAAGGTAGATCTAAGGATGAAGTTGGGAAGCACTATGAAGAAATTTATCTAAATTCTCCATATTATCCGATACCTGACCTGAATAAGAAATTCCCGGACGTAACCGTTTCCCAATTTCTAGGTAATAGAAAGAGACGTTTTGAAGATCGTAAAAAACTTGAGCTACCTCCTCCAAAAAAGTTGCTAACTTCTCAACCTTTGTGTTCTCATATCCAGCGTTATATGCCTGGTAGGttggaatttgaagaagaagccGAAGATGAAGCTGAGAAAGTTGTGCAAGACATGGTTTTCGAGCCAGATGAAAGTGAAGAGGACattcaattgaaattgCTAATCCTGCATATCTATAATGAAAAGCTAACTTTAAGAGcagagagaaagagattGATGATCAACGACAATTTGTTGGATTACAAGACCAATAACGCCATTGACAAGAAACGTtcaaaagaggaaaaggagttgtataataaaataaaaccaTTTGCTAGGATCATGAGTAGCAACGATTTTCAGGAATTCTCAGATGacattttgaaagaattcaaaattcGGAAtagaatcaatcaattACAAAATTGGAGGAAGAATGGTATTTTAACATTAGAAGAAGGTGAACAATatgaaagagagaaagtctcaagaatttcaaagcTAGGTggtgtttcttcttctggtgCAATTACTAAGGAAAGACATACATTAAATTCTGTTAGATCAACCTCAAGAATATCAAGTCCGTCTGATATTaaaatgaggaaaattAAAGGTTCAAACAATGATCCTTTGGATATTTCAGATGCTCCggattttcatttattaTCAGACGCTGAAAAATCATTGTGCGAAGAGCTTCGAATATATCCAAAGCCATTTATTTGTATTAAGGAATTGATATTCACTGAGATCTTGAAGAATAATGGCAGGCtgaacattgaaaaatgtaaTTCATTAATCAAgttggaagaaaagaaggcATCCAAAATCTACGATTATTTCGTCAAGCAAAACTGGTGTCAACTCtccaattga
- a CDS encoding uncharacterized protein (PKUD0C07690), translating to MLKYILLALSLPLTWASKFQEYPLSELDVSTYKPYSAGNSIPIECIKRQIDNGEHVFDDKGEIVYAPFMSCLESNAPLSLKYMEDSNIKCTVKFEDEIFHLFQLYLHKDAPLTCRFELRPNSRIYVPVDFSFRGNVLESHFDIDPNVNVLLLSNKDNEIVSGTAFSSSGNTTKVIIGQNVPLSFNIKWLSIGRDIYDTENNLVAYWLPAPNNSLYYIYAISGLIVGIVFTFLFSYKRIGKKVEAAGATWNKLE from the coding sequence ATGCTCAAATACATCTTACTTGCCCTTTCACTACCCCTGACATGGGCTTCTAAATTCCAAGAGTACCCGCTCTCAGAATTGGACGTGTCCACCTACAAGCCATATTCAGCAGGCAATTCCATTCCCATAGAATGTATCAAGAGACAAATCGACAATGGAGAACACGTTTTCGATGACAAGGGAGAAATTGTCTATGCTCCGTTCATGTCGTGTCTGGAGTCCAATGCCCCATTGTCCCTGAAATACATGGAGGACTCTAACATTAAATGTACAGTCAAGTTCGAAGATGAGATCTTTCACCTCTTCCAATTGTATTTACATAAAGATGCTCCATTGACTTGCCGTTTCGAACTAAGACCAAATTCCCGTATTTACGTGCCTGTTGATTTCAGTTTCAGGGGAAACGTTCTAGAGTCGCATTTCGACATCGATCCTAATGTCAACGTCCTGCTCCTCTCCAACAAGGATAATGAAATTGTGTCAGGTACggcattttcatcttctggAAATACAACAAAAGTTATTATTGGCCAAAATGTGCCTCTCAGCTTCAATATAAAATGGCTGAGTATCGGAAGGGACATTTATGACACAGAGAACAACCTCGTTGCTTATTGGTTACCTGCTCCAAATAATTCCCTATACTATATTTACGCAATTTCTGGCCTGATAGTTGGCATTGTCTTTACGTTTCTATTTTCATACAAAAGAATAGGCAAGAAAGTCGAAGCAGCTGGTGCTACATGGAATAAACTCGAATGA
- a CDS encoding uncharacterized protein (PKUD0C07650) has translation MPEKSNVSIGTAPPIQSSSGTSGPLRNKSMYCKPPSTMTSVVEEQITDKKGIHLPPVTDRETLLSPDIAGHTQCQNEIKPSTEDIKGLEQTNQPAHMKAQPKLTEELMNNSKLEKKSIDQLGANHLKKATNPSISSLRALSQPNYPTTSSTSTTVTKGSSRAEFFAAKLHDAIKHDVKNNNGTVETFVYDANSVTTPNTEQQLQDGNEMLHSLNRDSERHKPSNINSNEYLHNHSTDQIDTDNVKERLQGVFATPESPTSTKFTEENFDMKSASSIGSRKHPRRRSNNRQGDHIQAMSKYDSDDRKSVNQLRQITSRLFDNKPVQPRRYSNLEGDFNDDSFEDDLEYEPSLSFMGNNDHYSNIYKENQQLQQQQLQKHQQRPQAQYTNNNPYGLSMNEGNADYDDVLSNDYFDFANNDNSYNSNYCQKQNIIGNGINFPDYGSVGDKKRIWRRNEHHNSPHDFTSNRVQRLKQIRNFCYSLSLIIMLVSIGFVSGFILATNKELQNFKVLEVSNAIVSQEELVFDILISAFNPGLMSVTVDSAQLDIFAKTRYVKSDNSKTNYETILLGTIESLEIPLYFQGGFLNRKRDRSDTQIKIKNPCSYDHDFDDDKEEQVKTFDEFDNKKYQDLGHGRPGSMNLLPISHSPDPRWLNISRHPFDLLIRGAMMYKLPLSSQNHTVSISYTSYIDPGDDFIDY, from the coding sequence ATGCCTGAAAAGTCGAACGTGTCTATAGGTACTGCGCCTCCGATACAATCATCAAGTGGCACATCGGGTCCTTTAAGAAACAAGTCAATGTATTGCAAACCTCCTTCTACTATGACGAGTGTTGTAGAGGAACAAATCACAGACAAGAAGGGTATCCATTTACCACCGGTTACAGACCGAGAAACGCTTTTGTCTCCGGATATAGCAGGACATACACAATGCCAGAATGAGATAAAGCCTTCCACTGAGGACATTAAAGGCCTAGAACAAACCAACCAACCAGCCCACATGAAAGCGCAACCAAAGCTGACAGAGGAGTTGATGAATAATAGTAAGCTGGAAAAAAAGTCAATTGATCAGCTTGGTGCTaaccatttgaaaaaggcCACCAATCCTAGTATTTCAAGCTTGAGAGCCTTATCCCAGCCGAACTATCCTACCACATCATCTACAAGCACAACAGTAACGAAGGGATCATCTAGAGCTGAATTTTTTGCCGCTAAATTACATGATGCAATCAAACATGACGTtaaaaacaacaatggaACGGttgaaacttttgtttACGATGCTAACAGTGTCACCACACCAAATACTGAACAGCAACTTCAAGATGGGAACGAGATGCTACACAGTTTGAATAGAGATTCAGAAAGACACAAACCTAGcaatatcaacagcaaTGAATATCTACACAACCATTCTACTGACCAGATAGACACCGACAATGTTAAGGAGAGGTTACAGGGTGTCTTTGCTACACCAGAATCGCCAACCTCTACCAAGTTTACTGAGGAAAATTTTGATATGAAGTCAGCTTCATCTATTGGGTCGAGAAAACATCCAAGAAGGAGGTCGAATAACCGACAAGGGGACCACATACAAGCAATGAGTAAATATGATAGTGATGATAGGAAGTCAGTTAACCAGCTACGGCAAATTACCTCGAGGCTATTTGATAACAAACCTGTTCAACCACGTCgatattcaaatttagaGGGCgatttcaatgatgactcttttgaagatgatttgGAGTATGAGCCCAGCTTATCATTTATGGGGAATAATGATCACTATTCAAATATTTACAAGGAAAATCAGCagttgcaacaacaacaactgCAAAAACACCAGCAACGGCCACAGGCACAATATACAAACAACAATCCGTATGGGTTATCAATGAACGAAGGAAATGCAGATTATGATGACGTACTGTCAAATgactattttgatttcGCCAATAATGATAACTCCTATAACTCCAACTACTGCCAGAAGCAAAATATAATAGGAAATGGCATAAATTTTCCTGATTATGGAAGTGTGGGtgataaaaaaagaatatgGAGAAGAAACGAACATCACAATTCACCCCACGATTTTACCTCTAATCGTGTACAACGTTTGAAACAAATTAGAAATTTCTGCTACTCCTTAAGCTTAATTATAATGTTAGTTTCTATCGGATTTGTTAGCGGATTTATTTTAGCTACAAACAAAGAATTacaaaatttcaaagtcTTGGAAGTTTCTAATGCTATTGTGAGCCAGGAAGAGCTTGTATTTGACATTTTAATAAGCGCATTTAATCCAGGATTGATGTCCGTTACGGTCGATTCTGCTCAACTGGATATTTTTGCTAAAACCCGTTATGTGAAATCGGacaattcaaaaacaaactatGAGACGATATTGTTAGGTACCATTGAAAGTTTAGAAATACCGCTTTATTTTCAAGGGGGCTTTTTGAATAGAAAGAGAGACAGAAGTGATACacaaattaaaataaaaaatccATGTTCTTATGATCacgattttgatgatgataaagaagaacaagttaAAACTTTTGAcgaatttgataataaaaaatatcagGACCTTGGCCACGGTAGGCCGGGTTCCATGAACCTACTTCCTATTTCTCATAGTCCCGACCCTCGATGGCTAAATATATCTCGACATCCATTTGATTTGCTTATAAGAGGTGCAATGATGTATAAGCTACCGCTCTCTTCGCAAAACCATACAGTTTCCATTAGTTACACGAGTTACATCGATCCGGGGGATGACTTTATAGATTATTAA